A section of the Kribbella sp. HUAS MG21 genome encodes:
- a CDS encoding sigma-70 family RNA polymerase sigma factor: MTTSSPVQVPSSHAEQSARTESLLRAAHASRGRRRDELIDEAIVAGVPLAQTISRRYRGRGVDDEDLEQIAVEHLIRAIRNYRPTPGSDFRSYAVPTIRGGIRHHFRDHAWAIKLPRRLQEIQSRVNAVQTTLALELGHWPSSDELADAIGVDVTDVIEAEQARGCFQPTSLDADRPSDAGARSPLREVAEPGDTYELVDQVHSLLPVVDGLPERDQLILRRRFVDHRTQAEIGAEIGVSQMQVSRRLRTIIGHLQLALSA, encoded by the coding sequence ATGACCACGAGTAGTCCAGTCCAGGTTCCGTCGTCCCACGCCGAACAGTCCGCACGGACCGAAAGCCTCCTCCGCGCCGCGCACGCGAGCCGCGGGAGACGCCGCGACGAGCTCATCGACGAGGCGATCGTCGCCGGCGTCCCGCTCGCCCAGACCATCTCGCGCCGGTACCGCGGCCGCGGCGTCGACGACGAGGACCTCGAGCAGATCGCCGTCGAGCACCTGATCCGGGCCATCCGCAACTACCGGCCGACGCCGGGGTCCGATTTCCGGTCGTACGCCGTACCGACGATCCGCGGCGGGATCCGGCACCACTTCCGCGACCACGCCTGGGCGATCAAGCTGCCGCGGCGGCTGCAGGAGATCCAGTCCCGGGTGAACGCGGTCCAGACCACGCTGGCGCTCGAGCTCGGGCACTGGCCGAGTTCGGACGAGCTCGCCGACGCGATCGGCGTCGACGTCACCGACGTGATCGAGGCGGAGCAGGCGCGGGGGTGCTTCCAGCCGACTTCGCTGGACGCCGACCGGCCCTCCGACGCCGGCGCCCGAAGCCCGCTGCGGGAGGTCGCCGAACCGGGCGACACCTACGAGCTCGTCGACCAGGTGCACTCGCTGCTGCCGGTCGTCGACGGTCTGCCGGAGCGTGACCAACTCATCCTGCGCAGGCGCTTCGTCGACCACCGCACGCAGGCGGAGATCGGCGCCGAGATCGGCGTCAGCCAGATGCAGGTGTCGCGGCGGCTGCGTACGATCATCGGACACCTGCAGCTCGCGCTGTCGGCCTGA